In the Dictyostelium discoideum AX4 chromosome 6 chromosome, whole genome shotgun sequence genome, AGTCGTCTTGCAAATTGGGATTATGTTAAACAATGTTCAGAGGTTTCTTCAATTCCTTTGATTGGTAATGGCGACATTTACAACTATCAAGATGTTGTAAACATTTACGATAGTTCAAAGGTCTCCTCAATCATGATTGCCAGAGGTGCACTCATTAAACCTTGGATTTTCacagaaattaaagaaaagagAGAATGGGATATCTCTGCCTCTGAAAGATTGGATTTCATTCGTGACTTTGCAAATTATGGTTTAGATCATTGGGGTTCCGATAGAATCGGTGTTGATAATACTAGAAAATTCCTTTTAAATTGGTTATCTTTCTCTCATCGTTATATTCCAGTTGGTTTATTAGATAAAGTTCACTATATGAATGAAAGACCTCCAGCTTATTTCGGTCGTTCAGATTTAGAAACTTTATTAGCTTCCACTCAAGTTAAAGATTGGATTAAAATTACTGAAATGTTTTTAGGTCCTGTAACTTCTGATTATAGTTTTGTACCAAAGcataattcaaattcttaTGAATCTCAAggttaaataataaaaaaaaaaaaaaattaaaaaaaaaaaaaattaaaaaaaatagataatatatttttattttttatttttttatttttatttatttatattaaatataaaatttatttgattactGTTAATGAAATCTGTAAAGACTTatcaaaaatgaaaaaaatagagttataaaaaatataaagatttaatgTGATTGTCAATTACAGGTAATAAAGAATCATAACTAAATGAGAATTTGAAGAAAATAGGTGGAAAGATGGAATTACAAATCCTTAAATACCCAATTTTACATTGAGAGATGGTGgctttaaaaataatccaaaatTTGAGATTTTTTTAACAACACCACccaatcattaatattatttttaaaaattttaattttgaattaaaaaaaaaaaaaaaaaaaaaaaaaaaaaactatatatttcatttttaatttataaattttgtttttcattgaATATTAGTgagtattttaaattaatatatatatatatatatattttttttttatattacacctaaaactaattttattgaaaccactttcttttttaaaatatatagaATCAGCAAAAGAATAAATGTCATGGATGAAGATTATTGCTCAAATTGGTCATTTTGGTTTAACTGAGTTGGggctttaatttcaattggaaCTATTTTATTGTATTCTTGATTCGATTCAATGACAGATGTATCGACTTTAATCTCATCAGTTATTGCATATGATTGGAAATCACCATTGCAATCAATTCTTTGACCAATTCCAATTGGActgaatttaatatttggtgttttttttaaaaaactctGAATGCAAACTTTGGTTACCAATTGTAACAAAATGAATTCATTTCCtccaaatatttattttgccCACTAacttatctttttttaaaaaagcaataaaataaaaacaatggaaataaaaataaaaaaaaaaaaaaaataaaaaatgcatttttctattttcgcataaaaaaatataaatattttaatttgtatatagaaaaaaaaaaattccaaatccacaaattaaaatatttatattttttttttttttgtattataattcctcatttaaaaaataatttggtttaattttattttgacttttcctttttttttttttttttttttttttgatttttttttttttttttgattttttttttttttttaattttttattttaattttattttttttttgtataaaaaacaataattaaaaaaactaaaattaaaagcaaTGAGTTCAGaaaaatcaacatcaattgaaaaattaaccaAATATTATAGTTTACAAGTTGTTTCACAAGAaagattatataattttttaccaAAGATTAATATTTTAGGATCAGATAAAGTTTGTTGTgatttcattcattcattaatTGATCAAATATGTGGTAAAATCATTTCATTCGATAGATTtataaatgatgaaaatcaaagaatAATATATCAACTTATTAGAGTTTACactttatttataaataaagttgttggtaaagatttaaaaaaagaatttgtaAGTGtttcaatcaatcaatcaaccACAATTccataatattaataatattaatcaactattattatttattatttattatttattatttattatttattatttattatttattatttttaaaaaaaaaaaaagatttgtgAAGATTTAAAAACATCAAATGTagataatatatatattacaGCTATTTCAGATTGTATTATTTCAAGATTccaagatattaaaaaagaattaacagaaaaattatcaaccattagttcatcatcattaagtGATTTCGATTGGAAAATGAATGCAATCCTATCAAGTGATAGAATTAATATTGTACAAgaaaatgttttattattaaatcttaCAATcgaaacaaatataaatgataaaaaagaacaagttttaattgaattatcaaaaaaagaattggatCATATTTTAGAAACTTTTGATCAAATTAATGAagtaagtttttaatttaattttggatgcaaatgtttatttttttttttttttttttttttttttttttaaccc is a window encoding:
- the commd8 gene encoding COMM domain-containing protein 8 — its product is MSSEKSTSIEKLTKYYSLQVVSQERLYNFLPKINILGSDKVCCDFIHSLIDQICGKIISFDRFINDENQRIIYQLIRVYTLFINKVVGKDLKKEFICEDLKTSNVDNIYITAISDCIISRFQDIKKELTEKLSTISSSSLSDFDWKMNAILSSDRINIVQENVLLLNLTIETNINDKKEQVLIELSKKELDHILETFDQINEVSF